The following is a genomic window from Sphingorhabdus sp. Alg231-15.
CCAGACAATTTTATCGCGAGGTAGTTGATAACTCGCTCGGTAAGAGGAGTGCTATCACCGGTATTGCCAATCAGCTGGCACCCTATTTCGCGCTCATGAGTGATGACCCTGGCTCGGCCGAAGAGTTTTTCAAGGCCTCTCAAGTATTGGTTCGCCCAGGTGTTGCTGAAACTCAGGCAGCCCTGTCACGCGAACTCAGCGGTGGCACCGATGAAGCCGCACGTTTGTTCCGGCAATCCAATAACCTCGATCGCAGTATTGAGCGGCTACGCATGCGATTCACCGCTCTGGGCAAACTGGAACCCACTTCTGAAACGCGACGGCGACGCGCTGATCTTGCCGCCGAGATCGATGAACTGGAGCGCAGTCAACAATTGACGATCGTCAATCTTTCGCAATTCCCGCAATATCGGGCCGTTGCCGGTAGCGCGATCAACCTTGCCGAATTGCGTACCAATATGCGGCCATCCGAAGCCTATCTGCGTATGGCGATCGTCGGCAGAGACATTTTCATGTTTTACGCCGATCAACAATTTGCAACCGCCTATAAAGCGGCGCTCAGCGCAGAAGAGCTTGACGAACAGGTCGACAAATTGCGTGCTTCCATTTCCGTTTTTGAAAATGGACAATATGTTACCTATCCCTTTGATATCGAGACTGCGCGGGATCTTTACAAAGCGCTGCTCGCTCCGATGTCAGAACGTCTGGCCGTCAAAAACCACCTGATCTTTGAACCCGATGGCGCAATGCTGCGGTTGCCGGTTAATTTGCTGGTTGCAGACGACGCATCGGTAGCAAGCTATCTCGCACGGATCGAACAGCCTGATGGTGATCCGTATGACTTTACCGGTGTCCAGTGGCTGGGCACGGATACCGACGTCAGTACCGCTGTCTCCGCCCGAAGTTTTGCCGACGCACGAAAGGCGCCTGCTTCCGGGGCAACGCGCCAATATCTTGGTCTCGGTAAAAATCAGCCAATATTGGCCAACACCAAGATCGGCGGTGTTCGGGCTTCAACCGAAGGCCTTGATGCAAACTGTAACTGGTCGCTGAACGAATGGAATAATCCGATTTCCGATGCCGAGCTTGTACAGGCGCGTTCGATCATCGGACAAAGCGGGTCGGACATTCTTACCGGTACCGCCTTTTCAGACGATCAAATTCTGGCAAAGTCCGATCTGGCCGAATATCGTATCCTTCATTTTGCAACACACGGTCTGGTAACCGCTCCCAAACCTTCCTGTCCCGCTAAGCCTGCTCTGTTGACGTCATTCGGTGGAGAGCAATCCGATGGCTTGCTGGCCTTCGACGAGATTTTTGATCTGAAACTGGATGCCGACATCGTCATCCTTTCCGCCTGTGACACGGCCGGTAAAGCCAGCATCAAGGCCACCCGCGAAGCAGGCGTCAGCAGCGGAGGCGGCACTGCCTTGGATGGACTCGTGCGTTCCTTCGTCGGCGCTGGAAGCCGGTCTGTCCTGGCAAGCCATTGGCCAGCACCGGACGACTTTCAGGCAACAGAACGCCTGATCGGCGGCCTGTTTGTTGAGGGCCAAGGGCAATCCATTGCCACGGCGCTCAGAAGTTCGCAGAAAAAACTGATGGAAGACCCCGTCACTTCGCATCCCTATTATTGGGCGGCCTTCGCAATTGTTGGTGACGGCTCCAGAACGTTTTTGCCCAATGATCAAAGCGCAGACGCCAACCTCTCCAATCCAGCGGTATCTGTTTTGAAATAATGACCGAGGCAGTTCGCCATACCGACCCGGCATCATCAAGCCGCGACGTCAAGGCGGAAGCCCGCGGAGTTTTGCAATCGCTGCGTCGTCTGTTCGATCAACTGGGTCCGATCCGGCTCAGTTCTACGATCTTGTTCCTGATCCTCGCCCTGATGATGGCGCGGTTCAGCTGGACGACTCCATTGATCCAGGATGCCGAGCGCGCGCTATACGACATGCGCGCTTCGGTCTTTGCACCCCAGGTTGAGAAAGAAGACCGGGTCGTGATGATCGTATACAACGAAGATACGTTGAAGCTGACCGGCCAGCGCTCGCCGGTTGATCGAACAATTCTGGCACAGGCACTGGAAACTATCGATGCGGCCGGTGCAAAGTCGATTGGCATCGATATTCTGTTCACCATGCCGCAAGACGATGACGCACTGTTGCTTTCAACCTTCAAGCAGCTGCAGACGCCGACTTACCTGGCCTATGCGGACCCCAAATATAATCCCGAAATCGCTTTCGCCGAACATGAATTTCTCAAAGATTTTCTCAGCGAAGCCGAAGGGCCCAATCTGAAACCAACCAGCATCCGGCTGAATACCGACAGCGATGGTGTTCAGCGCCGCTGGACACCGGAACAAGATGGCGCACCGCCGTTTATGGCAATGGCACTGACCAAACCCAATCCCAGATTTTCGGCCAATGATGGAACCATCCGTTACCTGGTACCAGCCAACGCCGATATGCCTGTTTTTGACAAGTTTCCGATCGAAAGCTTTGCCGATCCGGCAACTGCGGAAATGCTACAATCGTTTATCCAGGATAAATATGTCTTGATTGGCGGCGATTTTATCGACCGCGATCGGTTTGAAACACCGATTGGGGCAATCAGTGATCTGGAAGGCACTGATGGCAAGATGATTGGTCTGGAAGTCCACGCCCATATGCTAGCGCAGCTGTTGAACGATGATATGCCGGCACCGATCCCAGGATGGATCTTGTGGACAGCGGCCCTGATTGTCGCGATATGTGGTGGGCTTTCTGCGCTCATCATGGGCAATGCGGTCAAAGTCGCTGGCATCTTGATTGGCCAGTTCGCATTTTTTCTCGTCTTCCCGTTTTTTCTACAGAATATTGGTGCTGATACACTCACATTGCCCGCGTTCGGATGGGCTCTGGGTTGGCTCTTTGGATATGCTTCGGTCGGTTCAGCAGCACGAACTATCAATTCCAAGCAGCGTGCTTTCGCTCAAGGGGCACTGGGCAAATATCTGCCCCAGTCAATCGCCGGCGAGATTTTACGCGATCCGGAAAAACTTTCGCTACACGGGGAGAAACGGAAAATTTTCGCGGTCTTCACCGACCTGGAAGGTTTTACCAAGCTGAGCCATGCAATCGAACCGGAAATGGTTGCGACGTTGCTTAATGACTATCTCGACCGACTGAGCGAAGTCGCGCTGGAATATGGCGGGACCATAGATAAATTTGTCGGCGATGCGCTGGTAACGTTCTGGGGTGCCCCTATCGCTTATGCCGATGATGGCGAACGCGCCGCCAAAGCCGCCTATGCACTTTATCAAGCGGGCGAGGACTTCCGCAAAAATGTCCCTGAAGGCGTGCCGCCCATTGGCCGCACCCGGGTCGGCATGCACTATGGCGACGCAATCGTCGGCAATTTCGGCGGTGAGGGGCGTATTCAATATACCGCATTGGGTGATGCCATGAACACTGCAGCGCGCCTGGAAGCGGCCAACAAGGCGCTGGAAACCAAAGTTCTGATAAGCCGGGAAGCGATGGAACGTACTGGCCTCGACTGGTGTCGGCCTATGGGTAAGATTACGCTGCGGGGCCGTTCAACGCCGGTGGAAGTCTTTGAACCTGTACCCGACTGGGAACAAAAAGACCGTGAAGCAGTGACCGCTATCATAGCGGCCCATCAAAATGGTGATACTGATTATGTTCAGGCACTTAGTGCCATGATGAAGCAATATAGCGAAGATCTTGGTCTTGGTAATTTGCTGAAACGACTGGAAAAAACAAAGAATGGAGAAAGCTATGCACTCGGTTGAAGGTAAAACCGCTAAATCTGGCAAGCTGGCACGTAACTTAGGCAAGGCGGCATTGGGCGCGCTTTTGCTGGTCGGTGTGAGTGGAGCCGCCGTCGCACAAAATATGGTTGTCAGGTCCACAGGACCCTCTGCCAAATCCTATCCCGCTGGTAAAAAACTGGCGAACAACGCCAAACTGACGCTGAAAAAGCTGGATAGCGTGACGATCCTTGGCAAAGGCGGCACACGGGTCCTGAAAGGACCAGGCACGTTCTCACTTAACAGAGGCACTGCGGCACGTTCAAACAGTTCGGTACGGCTGGCCAGCTTTATCAACAATCGCGGAAGCAGCCGGGCGCGGACGGGGGCCGTTCGTAGTGCTGGTGCCGGATCCACGAATGTTGCACCCAAAAATCCGAACCTGTGGTTTCTCGACGTGACCAAGGGTGGGAAATTCTGTGTTGCTGATGCCAATGCCTTGGTCCTGTGGCGTCCCGATTATACCGGTTCTGCCAAGGCGAGTATTGTACAGCCCGCCAATGGCACTGTCACCGAAGTCGCATGGCGTAAGGGTAATCCGCTGAAAAGCTGGCCAAAGGCTGAAGCGCCATTGACCAATGGCGCAAAATATCAGGTCATTGGTTCCAATGTTGAGAAGTCTGTCGAAGTCAATTTCGTGATGCTGAACGAAGCGCCACAAAATCTGGATGATGCGGCAGCGGCATTGATTGCCAATGGCTGTCAGAGCCAGCTCGATCTGCTGGTTGATACACTGGATACGGGATCAACAACGGATCAAGATCAGGGTTAAGTATAGGGTATATTTCAGGCCTCGAGGTGAGGGTCAGGGCGTGAAATGAATAATACAATATCTCCAAGGTGGGTCGCGCAGGAAATATTGAACAACGGGGAAAAACATGTTGCGAGCGCGCGCTGCAAAGAAACTGGCATTTTTAGTATCGATTCCGGCAATTCTGTCGTCCCATGGCGTTGCCTGGGGCCAATCGTCGGTTGCTGCACCGACCAGAGAAGAAATTCAGCGCGGTCTACTGGGTGAAGCCGAAAAAGGTCAAGCACAGCCGCTGACCGTTGAAGGCGGTGTGGAGCGGTCTGCTTGTCCGCTTGCCAATCCGGAATTTGCCGATGTCAAATTCACTCTGCAATCCGTCGATTTCAGCGGTCTTGGAGTGGTCGACGGATCGATATTGCAATCGGCCTATACGGGCTATATCGGACAAGAAGTGCCGGTCGCCGTGGTTTGCGAAATCCGGGACCGGGCGGCGACAATATTGCGCGGTGCGGGCTATCTGGCCGCTGTACAGGTTCCTCCCCAGACTATTGAGGGTGGCAACGTCAAATTTGATGTTCTGCTTGCCCGTATGACATCGGTGCAGGTGCGCGGTGACGCAGGGTCATCGGAAAAATTGCTGAAGCAATATATCGACCGGCTGACCAACGAACCTGTTTTCAATATTGATGTGGCGGAACGCTATCTGTTGCTCGCGCGCGATATTCCGGGACTGGATGTGCGTCTGTCCCTGCGGCCGGTTTCATCAGCAGCTGAAGGCAAAGCGGGTGATGTCATTGGCGAATTTAACGTCGTGCGAACACCGGTCTATGTCGATACCAATATCCAGAATTTTGGATCCAAACAGGTCGGCCGCTTCGGTGGTCTTCTGCGCGCACGTTTTAATGGGATTACCGGCCTGGGTGACGAAACCACAATCAGTGCTTTCTCAACCGCCGATCTCAGCGAGCAACAGGTGCTGCAATTGGGTCACGAATTTCGTGTCGGCGGCGAAGGTCTGCGTTTTGGCGGTAACTTTACCTACGCTTGGACCGATCCCGAGCTCGCTAGCAATTTTGATATTGAATCGGAAACGCTGGTTGCAGGAATTTACGGCACCTATCCGTTCATCCGCAAACAATCGCACAATCTTTTTGGCACCGTCGGTTTCGAATATATTGATCAGAAAACCGAGGTTTTCGGCATAAGAACCAACGAGGATGACCTTAGCATCGCCTATGCCCGGATGGACTTTAACGCCATCGAACCAGGGAGCATTTCCGGCCGCGGCGGCTATTCTGCCTTTGAACCGAAATGGGGCATGGCCGGGTCGCTGGAAGTGCGCCAGGGCCTTGGCATATTGGGCGCTAGCGAAGGATGCGGACCAGCCTTTGTGCGGTGCATTGGTCAAACGGTGATTCCAACGCGGGCTGACGGTGATCCGACGGCATTTGTGATACGCGGCCAGGCAAAGCTCGATTACCGCCCTACCCCGCTGCTGGCTTTCACGTTGAAACCGCGATTCCAATATTCACCCGATGCGCTGTTTTCTTACGAAGAGATTTCTGGCGGTAACTACACAACCGGTCGCGGCTACGATCCTGGCACGATTATCGGCGACAGCGGATACGGCCTACAGACGGAAGTCAGCTACGGCTCACTTATCCCTGATTCTCCCGATGGTATTGCCTGGCAGCCCTATGTCTATTTCGATCTGATGGGTGTCTGGAACAAGAATTTTCCCGGCGATCCACAGAAAATTTATTCCGCTGGCGGCGGCATACGCGCCACGATTGGCCGGCAGGCCAGTCTGGATGTGATGGCCGTGGTGCCGCTTAAACGCGGACCTTTCCAGACCCGGCGAGACAGTGCGCGGGCATTGATGACCCTGACGGTGCAACTCGCACCATGGTCACGATAGATAATAAAGGCGGCGGATGATGACCAGAGGCAAGATGATGACAGAGACAGACAAAAACAGAGTGATTAAAGGCAAGACCGTGACCGATGGAAAGACGCGATCGGTTCGATCTTCGTCGCTCAACAAACTGAAATTGCTTGCCAGCGGATCGATCACTGCTGCGGCGATGATGTTAGCGCTGGCTCCGCAAAATGCGTTGGCTCAAGCGGCACCTTCGCCCAGTGGTCATGCCGTCAATGCCGACCCTCAACTGACTGGTGGTAACTTTACTCTTGGTACTGGTAATTTCACTCCCGGTCCCACAAGCGACACCGTGACCATTACCAGCGATCAGGTCATTATCGACTGGAATCTTTTCGACCAGTCAGGCGGCGGAACGATTAATTTCCTGCCACGCGACAATGGTTTGCTTTTTACCCGTGACGGAGGGGCGAATTATACTGTTCTCAATCGTATTGTTCCAACGATTCAGACCCGTGCAATCAGTCTCGACGGGAATATTGCTAGCATCAGCGGCGGCACGATTGCCGGTGATATTTGGTTTTACAGTCCCGGCGGAATCCTTGTCGGTGAAGGCGCCAATATCAATGTCGGATCGTTGGCGCTTACCACCAATGCCATAGACGCAACCGGCGGCCTGTTCGGACCGAATGGAGAGATTCGTTTTCGGGGATCAGTAAACAGCACATCAGCTATTTCAATTGCCAGCGGCGCGCAGATAAATGCCCTTGCGGAAGGCAGCTATATAGCAATGGTAGCGCCGCGAGTTAATCAGGCAGGTACCGTAAACGTCAATGGTTCGGTAGCCTATGTCGCGGCCGAACAAGCTGATCTCACGATCGACTCTGGATTGTTTGATATAAGTCTGTTGGTTGGTACCACTGACACCGTTGGGGTTTCGCATACTGGTACGACCACTGGTCCCGTGCGCAATCCTGATCCAGCATTTCGCGGAAACAAAGACAATCAGGCCATATACTTTGCAGCCTTGCCAAAAAACCAGGCAATGACGATGCTGTTGCAAGGCAGCGTTGGTTACACTCCAGCCGCTTCGGCCATGCAGGCCGATGGTAAAATCATCCTCAGTGCAGGCGGCGATATTGATTCTACAGGTCGCAGCTTTTCCGAAAATTTCACGGTTACAATCGATCAAGAAGTAGACCCCGCGCTAAATGGCAGCATCAACCTCAGCAGCCTAGATTTTAGCAATGACATTGAAGCTTTTGCCAACAACAATATCGTTATCCAAGATCTGCTTGGTGCGCCCGTTACCGGAGCGCAGGGTATTAACCCGCTCGACCTTACATTCACAGCAGGCGATGCTATTCGTCTGGAAGCTGGCGGGGATGACGGCGTCATCGACATTGACGGTGATATTACATTCAATGCAGTCACTGGCGCTCAAATCATCGCCCGCGAAACGTCCTCAATTACCGTTGGCGGCAGTCTTACCGTTAATGCATTTTCTGAATCCCAAGGCGGAGCGGTTGACATTCTCGCCAGTGGGGGTGGCACAAGAATAGCGGGTTCGGGGGACATTGTTATTGGCGATGAATTTGTTGTCAATGCCAGTGTAGCCGGTCGCCGCAGCCGCGGTTCACCGGTTGAGCAAGGCGAAGATACATTGGGTGGCACGATCAACCTCGACATTTTAGCGGGTGGGCTGCTCGATATGAACGGCGGTGCAAATCCCAGGGGCTCTGAATTCGATGTGTCAGCAGCGCCGAATATGGGCACCGTGACTGCCGGTGAGTCAACCGGCGGAACCATCAATGTCAATGTTACGGGCACGGGCAGCACGCTTACTAACGGCGGTGGTGCTGGCTTACAATTTATAGCAAATGGCGATCCCGGCAATAATTCCAGTGGGACAGCCACAGGCGGGACCAATAGCGGAGGCACGATTAATCTCAATGTAACCGATGGAATCATCAATTCCGGCCCGACTTCATTTCGAGCCGGAGCGCGTGGTACCAGAAACTCAACGGATAATGTTACAGCATCGGAAAACGGAGCGAATGCTGGAGATATCACTGCCAATTTCACTAATGCCACGGTCAACCTTACCGGCACCCTCACCTTTGAAAATGGGGCCGAAGCAGATATTGGTTTTAACGCTGCTGGCGAGGAAATAGCTGGACCGGCAGAATCGGGCGACCTCACCGTTACGTTCGATAATACCGCACTAACTGGCACCAACTTGTCATTATCTTCAGAGTTCGAAGGCAGTGGGACTGCTGGTGAGCTGTCGCTTGACGTCATCAACGGATCAGATTTATCGCTTACCGGTCAATTAGAATTGGCGGCGCGAGGCGATGCGAGCACCGCTGGCACAGCGTCCAGCAGCGGCAATGTTAACCTGCTCGTTGATAATTCATCTGTAGATTCGTCCAGTTTCAGGTTTTCGTCATTTCGCACAACAAGAGCTTCCGCAGATGCTGTTTCCGATGGCACAACCGGAACGATCGATATTACCGTGCAAAATAGCGCAAGCTTGACGGGAAGTCAGTTTGTTGCAACCGCAGGTGCGCTCTCGCGTACGCAAGGCGGTACCGGAACTGCCGGCGATATTTTAATCACTATTGATAATGGGACAATCGCTCTTGTCGATGGGCCCTTTAGCGCGCCTTCTATACAAGTGGTCGCCAGCGGCACGGGGCGCGGCAATGCCAATGATGGTTTTGCGGCTGAACGTGGATTGGGTGTTGGCGGAAACATAACTCTAGACCTTGTAAATGGCGGTATCTTTTCAGCCGAAACCTTCTTTAGCAGCGCAAATGGATCGATAAACGACTTTAGTGAAGTCCCGATTCCTGTCCGAGGACAAGGCGGCAATGGTGTTGGAGGCAATGTCGTCTTCAATCTGATTGACGGAAATTTTTCTGCCAATGACGTATTCGTTTCTGCCGGAGGTATTGCCTCCTTCGGTGGTGACTCACAGCCATTTGGTTTTCCTCAAACACCGGGTGTTGTTGGAGACGGCGGCGACGGACAGGGTGGCGATGTTGTGTTCAATCTGAACGGTGCCAACGTGACGGTCAACAATCTCACGGTTTCTGCCAATGGCATCGGTGGAGACGGCGGTAACGCCCGTGATATCGATGGTGTGAACGCTGGCAATGCTGGATCCGGCATCGGCGGCAATGCGACATTTAATGCCAATGCAGGCAGCCTCACAGTCACCAACGATTTGAATGTCACGGCTGGCGGTTTTGGCGGCCGGGGCGGCGTAGGTAGCGGTGTCGATGCCGGACGTGGCGGCGATTCCGTAGGCGGGACCGCAACCTTCAATCTTGATGGTACTGCAACGATCTCCGCTGAACTTGCGTCAATTTCTGCAAGCACAGATGGTGGGCGTGGTGGCGATGCGTTGATTGGAACACCGTCACCATCTGCGCGCGCCGGTGATGGCGGTAACGCGATAGCTGGTACCGCAGTTTTCAATAATAATAGCGGTGATGTAACTTTCACCACCACCGAAGTTACAGCGATCGGAACCGGCGGTGATGCGGGCAACGACCCTGACGAGCCGACCCGCTATGGTGCTTATGGCAGCCCAATTCCTCCCGTCGGCTTTACCGGGCAGACATCGGGCAATGGCGGCAGCGGCACGGGTGGTACCGCGACGCTTAATCTGGGACAGGATGATCCAGTTTCTCGGATTTACAGGGTCGACACCAGCGGCATCGGCGCCAAAGGCGGTGAAGGCCTTAGCGGCGGAAATGCAGGCGCGGGCAACGGCGGTACCGCGGTTCTCAACATAACCGATTCAACTGTGTTGCTCGATAGTCCGGTGGTGACTGCAACCGGTGTCGGAGGCGCGGGCGGTCTTGCCCGTGCAATTAGCGGCGACGGCGGCAACGGCGGCGATGCTACGGGCGGTGTTGCGCGGCTCGAAATCGTTGGTGCGGGAGCAGCTTTAACCAATATAGGCGACCCACTGCTTACCACTGCCGATGCCTTTGGCGGCGCCGGTGCAGGCGGCTTCACAGATTTCAGCAATGATGGTGGCGATGGCGGCGATGG
Proteins encoded in this region:
- a CDS encoding ShlB/FhaC/HecB family hemolysin secretion/activation protein codes for the protein MLRARAAKKLAFLVSIPAILSSHGVAWGQSSVAAPTREEIQRGLLGEAEKGQAQPLTVEGGVERSACPLANPEFADVKFTLQSVDFSGLGVVDGSILQSAYTGYIGQEVPVAVVCEIRDRAATILRGAGYLAAVQVPPQTIEGGNVKFDVLLARMTSVQVRGDAGSSEKLLKQYIDRLTNEPVFNIDVAERYLLLARDIPGLDVRLSLRPVSSAAEGKAGDVIGEFNVVRTPVYVDTNIQNFGSKQVGRFGGLLRARFNGITGLGDETTISAFSTADLSEQQVLQLGHEFRVGGEGLRFGGNFTYAWTDPELASNFDIESETLVAGIYGTYPFIRKQSHNLFGTVGFEYIDQKTEVFGIRTNEDDLSIAYARMDFNAIEPGSISGRGGYSAFEPKWGMAGSLEVRQGLGILGASEGCGPAFVRCIGQTVIPTRADGDPTAFVIRGQAKLDYRPTPLLAFTLKPRFQYSPDALFSYEEISGGNYTTGRGYDPGTIIGDSGYGLQTEVSYGSLIPDSPDGIAWQPYVYFDLMGVWNKNFPGDPQKIYSAGGGIRATIGRQASLDVMAVVPLKRGPFQTRRDSARALMTLTVQLAPWSR
- a CDS encoding CHASE2 domain-containing protein, which produces MTEAVRHTDPASSSRDVKAEARGVLQSLRRLFDQLGPIRLSSTILFLILALMMARFSWTTPLIQDAERALYDMRASVFAPQVEKEDRVVMIVYNEDTLKLTGQRSPVDRTILAQALETIDAAGAKSIGIDILFTMPQDDDALLLSTFKQLQTPTYLAYADPKYNPEIAFAEHEFLKDFLSEAEGPNLKPTSIRLNTDSDGVQRRWTPEQDGAPPFMAMALTKPNPRFSANDGTIRYLVPANADMPVFDKFPIESFADPATAEMLQSFIQDKYVLIGGDFIDRDRFETPIGAISDLEGTDGKMIGLEVHAHMLAQLLNDDMPAPIPGWILWTAALIVAICGGLSALIMGNAVKVAGILIGQFAFFLVFPFFLQNIGADTLTLPAFGWALGWLFGYASVGSAARTINSKQRAFAQGALGKYLPQSIAGEILRDPEKLSLHGEKRKIFAVFTDLEGFTKLSHAIEPEMVATLLNDYLDRLSEVALEYGGTIDKFVGDALVTFWGAPIAYADDGERAAKAAYALYQAGEDFRKNVPEGVPPIGRTRVGMHYGDAIVGNFGGEGRIQYTALGDAMNTAARLEAANKALETKVLISREAMERTGLDWCRPMGKITLRGRSTPVEVFEPVPDWEQKDREAVTAIIAAHQNGDTDYVQALSAMMKQYSEDLGLGNLLKRLEKTKNGESYALG
- a CDS encoding CHAT domain-containing protein — translated: MIGPKNFRLPLLALLPLWIATSSAAYAQGTPVALRDSFPIGSGDGTLCQVQDRSLENKTKQSIFDRSWAVVCRDSARPVGHVYAFRSPDDDVLARIAQHRKDSIACDGEDTVDGLARKTCKLTDEPVGYSIFRKQRGNISYVAEGLSAYDSATLLALKSIMADKIVKGKIDVASTSIEDPFAFARVQALTLKPEQALAEGYRRNLSGNYAEAAAFFETLQQRTTGLDDQDINPEEYYINRALQKSNLGEFAEADELFAQARSVMSDNVINQKLLRNFEGMHLLNQGRYEEAVERINLPIKANKIQKEALATSLTITTPIATRINGDNTTANLLGFNDELKLTTAERSEIIDAQALQLIGTAQRIRGEDAAAQASLTTAYNQAVAIRDGRVTSITRLRTQILSELALIAENQGEYSNAEQLLRNALELVEIQYPETRAVNGAKAKLASYLLRRGKQDEARQFYREVVDNSLGKRSAITGIANQLAPYFALMSDDPGSAEEFFKASQVLVRPGVAETQAALSRELSGGTDEAARLFRQSNNLDRSIERLRMRFTALGKLEPTSETRRRRADLAAEIDELERSQQLTIVNLSQFPQYRAVAGSAINLAELRTNMRPSEAYLRMAIVGRDIFMFYADQQFATAYKAALSAEELDEQVDKLRASISVFENGQYVTYPFDIETARDLYKALLAPMSERLAVKNHLIFEPDGAMLRLPVNLLVADDASVASYLARIEQPDGDPYDFTGVQWLGTDTDVSTAVSARSFADARKAPASGATRQYLGLGKNQPILANTKIGGVRASTEGLDANCNWSLNEWNNPISDAELVQARSIIGQSGSDILTGTAFSDDQILAKSDLAEYRILHFATHGLVTAPKPSCPAKPALLTSFGGEQSDGLLAFDEIFDLKLDADIVILSACDTAGKASIKATREAGVSSGGGTALDGLVRSFVGAGSRSVLASHWPAPDDFQATERLIGGLFVEGQGQSIATALRSSQKKLMEDPVTSHPYYWAAFAIVGDGSRTFLPNDQSADANLSNPAVSVLK